Below is a genomic region from Candidatus Methylomirabilota bacterium.
GTGGGAAGATGTCATGGGGCATGCGCAGGCGATCCTCATCGACCCCGAGACCGGCGTCCGGCACGGGGGGGCCGATCCGCGGGGAGACGGATTGGCGATGGGGTATTAACCCCGATCCGAAAATATGATCACATCCGCAGCCCTCGGGATAGGCTTCGAGAAAGGCCGGATCGGGGTTACGGTCTATGGGGGGACAGGTTAGAGAACGCTGGCGATCGCGTCGCAGAGGGTGGCCATGTTGGCTTCTGTCATGCCAGAGATATTGATCCGTCCAGACTCAACGAGGTAAATTGAGTACTTGTCACGAAGCGTCTGGATCTGCTCCTTGCTCAAACCAGATACGGAGAACATGCCCTTCTGCTCCCGGGCGAAAGAGAAGTCTCGCGGAACCCCTCTCGCGGCCATGGATTCGACAAACAGCGTGCGCATCTCGTTGATGCGATCGCGCATCTGCCGAAGCTCTCCCTCCCAGAGGGATCGCAATTTCGTATTGTGTAGGATCGTTGTCACGATCGTCCCGCCGTGGGCCGGAGGATTCGAATAGTGTGCCCGGATGCTCACCTTCACGTGGCTGAGAACGGCCTGAGCCTCCTTCTGGGATCTCGCCAATACCGTCAAAGCCCCCACGCGCTCGTTGTAGAGACCGAAGTTCTTGGAAAAGCTGCTACAGATCATCATCTCGCAGCCCGGGCGGCAGAGCTCTCGTAATCCAACCGTGTCCTCTCCGAGCCCTTCACTGAAGCCCTGGTAGGCCAAGTCCACAAGGGGAAGAATCTTGCGATCGGTCAACACAGAAGCGATCCGAGCCCACTGCTCGCGATCCGGGTCGAGCCCTGTGGGGTTGTGGCAGCACCCGTGCAACACAACCACGTCCCCCGCAGGGATCTCCCTGAGGGCATGGAGAAACTTGTGAAAATCCAACTGGTTGTTTGCCTTGTCAAAGTAAAAATAGCTTCTGACCTTGAGGCCGGCTGATCGGAAGATGTTGGGATGATTCGCCCACGTGGGATGACTCAGCCAGATCGTCGAGCTGGGCGACAACTGCTTCACGTAATCGGCCACAAGGCGAAGGGCTGCCGTCCCTCCAGGCGTGTGTGCCGTCGCGCCTCGCTGAGATACGATGACCTCGTGGCCACTTCCCAAAAGCAGTTCCTGGACAATCTCGCCGAACTCAGGCGCCCCCTGAATCGGTTTGTAGCTTTTCGTCGTCTCCTCTTTCAGGATGCGCTCTTCGGCCTTCTTCACTGCCGCGAGGACCGGCGTCTTCCCGGAAGCGTCCGTGTAGACACCGGTACTGAGGTTGACCTTTTCCGGATTGGTGTCTTTTAGGAATGCCTCCGTCAGACCG
It encodes:
- a CDS encoding aspartate/tyrosine/aromatic aminotransferase; the protein is MFESLGMAPPDPIFGLTEAFLKDTNPEKVNLSTGVYTDASGKTPVLAAVKKAEERILKEETTKSYKPIQGAPEFGEIVQELLLGSGHEVIVSQRGATAHTPGGTAALRLVADYVKQLSPSSTIWLSHPTWANHPNIFRSAGLKVRSYFYFDKANNQLDFHKFLHALREIPAGDVVVLHGCCHNPTGLDPDREQWARIASVLTDRKILPLVDLAYQGFSEGLGEDTVGLRELCRPGCEMMICSSFSKNFGLYNERVGALTVLARSQKEAQAVLSHVKVSIRAHYSNPPAHGGTIVTTILHNTKLRSLWEGELRQMRDRINEMRTLFVESMAARGVPRDFSFAREQKGMFSVSGLSKEQIQTLRDKYSIYLVESGRINISGMTEANMATLCDAIASVL